A portion of the Acidisarcina polymorpha genome contains these proteins:
- a CDS encoding TonB-dependent receptor, whose amino-acid sequence MLTIRQLGDIKNAYGRASGADSYETNTKAGCMTTNRTLSLLHSLGGSHAGNLLALVAILALALVPVGAQVTAASLSGSATDPSGAALPNATVTALNVDTGASQTTKTSGAGTFTFTTLPPGTYRVTVAEDGFATKVQEGLQLTVGQAATLNTVLTVGAQSESVTVNAESGTLINSSTAEVSSLVNEHSVKELPLNGRDPSSLVLLAPGVTNVLNSSGTLQTIAAFPTESGASANGGRQGSTYYLLDGVQNMDTYLLLAAPFPNADATQEFRVITNNFDARYGFAPGAVVSIQTKGGSNEFHGGAFEFLRNSALNAGNYFSHQVDPLRRNQFGGDLGGPVIKNKLFFFANYQQTLASTTAATNVTDTPTAAMLAGDFSAVPITLGGPFTTIGGKPNQVDPALLSAPALALSQQLPLGMVPATGQVTYTGASQRYSYKEATGRLDWDVSPSHRITARSFLDFLDQPGLGVPGNVLTYVIGERGRIYNELISDTWTISPNSVNTLSAAWLQNDYYTAAQVLNHDGSPFCLSQIINVSDPPGVCYIEGGVSISGAFNQGYSSPNTEDRRTWTLNDDYSRVIGQHVVTVGGNLLRQYANEISAYPANPQVNFNGQYTGFGLADFLLGDVQSYGQGAGEVQNERGFLLGIYAQDAWRIKPNLTLTAGVRWEPNLPPSLQNGRGAAFIPGQQSTRYPNAPTGMVFPGDAGVSDSLIPRDYTQVAPRIGIAWQPRSLPTTAFRAAFGTFFAPLEYSIYNHTADISPFSPTYSFAGTQTTPIPFASPWTSPQSGTGGVNPFPPFASASQVPGPDATFPTGPNAVNISTVFAQDFKLARTQSWNLSVEQQLPGDLAMHLAYVGSETNHLQFPLDLNPGIYSTNPALNGARTIYPAFSRVQENVSGGNASYNSLQVGLEKRFSHGLQFQSNFTWSKNEDLFTANSISFVNNIPDPFDPKQNFGRSDLNIPLISVTNLVYTTPSLSNHSVLLREALGGWQVSAIYTMQSGTPFSIQGGSGNNNSGAQQNGDRADFAPGASYGSSSFGIHNGSKQQLNRYFDISKFVQNAPGTFGNTPRNLFNGPGINTSDLGLMKNWMFEQRFNLQFRWEMFNAFNHPNFANPNTSPTSGNFGQITTIGPIAPRVQQAALKLTF is encoded by the coding sequence ATGCTCACAATTCGACAGCTCGGCGACATAAAGAACGCCTACGGCCGCGCCTCAGGCGCGGACTCATATGAAACCAACACAAAGGCAGGATGTATGACTACCAACCGGACACTTTCTCTCCTCCACTCTCTTGGCGGCAGCCATGCGGGTAATCTGCTTGCGCTTGTCGCGATCTTGGCCTTGGCTCTTGTTCCTGTGGGAGCTCAGGTCACGGCGGCTTCGCTCTCCGGCTCAGCGACGGACCCGAGTGGAGCGGCGCTACCGAACGCGACCGTGACCGCACTGAACGTCGACACCGGTGCATCGCAGACCACCAAGACAAGCGGCGCAGGTACGTTTACCTTCACGACCTTGCCTCCTGGAACTTACCGCGTCACGGTCGCAGAGGATGGCTTTGCGACCAAGGTCCAGGAAGGTCTGCAACTCACGGTCGGCCAAGCGGCCACGCTCAATACGGTCCTGACGGTTGGCGCTCAATCAGAAAGTGTGACGGTCAATGCGGAGTCAGGCACTCTCATCAACTCGAGCACTGCTGAGGTCAGCTCACTGGTGAATGAGCACTCTGTCAAGGAGCTGCCGCTGAATGGCCGCGACCCGTCGAGCCTCGTTTTGCTGGCGCCGGGCGTCACAAACGTTTTGAACTCCAGCGGTACTCTGCAGACGATCGCCGCCTTCCCGACGGAGTCGGGTGCGTCCGCCAACGGTGGCCGCCAAGGCAGCACTTACTACCTGCTGGATGGCGTGCAGAACATGGACACATACCTACTGCTGGCCGCACCGTTTCCGAATGCGGATGCCACGCAGGAGTTCCGAGTCATCACCAACAACTTCGATGCTCGTTATGGCTTCGCTCCGGGGGCGGTCGTCAGCATCCAGACAAAAGGCGGCAGCAACGAGTTCCATGGCGGCGCCTTTGAGTTTCTCCGCAACAGCGCTCTGAACGCCGGAAATTACTTCAGTCACCAAGTTGATCCGCTGCGGCGTAACCAGTTTGGTGGCGATCTGGGTGGCCCTGTCATCAAGAACAAGCTCTTCTTCTTCGCCAACTACCAGCAGACGCTCGCGAGCACAACTGCCGCCACCAATGTGACGGACACGCCGACCGCGGCCATGCTGGCCGGAGACTTTAGCGCTGTGCCGATCACGCTTGGTGGCCCCTTCACGACGATCGGTGGCAAACCGAATCAGGTGGACCCCGCACTTCTGAGCGCTCCTGCACTGGCTCTCTCCCAGCAGCTGCCGCTGGGCATGGTTCCTGCCACCGGGCAGGTGACCTATACGGGAGCCTCGCAAAGGTACAGCTACAAGGAAGCAACCGGGCGACTTGATTGGGATGTATCTCCTTCCCACCGAATCACCGCACGCTCGTTCCTCGACTTTCTTGATCAGCCGGGACTCGGTGTTCCCGGCAATGTCCTGACCTACGTGATCGGTGAGAGAGGCCGGATCTATAACGAACTGATCTCGGACACATGGACCATCTCCCCGAACTCAGTGAACACACTCTCCGCAGCCTGGCTGCAGAACGACTATTACACCGCAGCGCAGGTCCTCAATCATGATGGGTCCCCCTTCTGCCTCTCACAAATTATCAACGTCAGCGACCCCCCGGGTGTCTGCTACATCGAGGGTGGCGTGAGCATATCTGGTGCGTTCAATCAGGGCTATTCGTCGCCCAACACCGAGGACCGCAGAACCTGGACGCTGAACGACGACTACTCCCGCGTTATCGGTCAGCACGTCGTCACCGTGGGTGGAAATCTGCTGCGGCAGTACGCCAATGAGATCTCTGCCTACCCGGCAAATCCGCAGGTCAACTTCAACGGGCAGTACACGGGATTCGGCCTGGCCGACTTCCTCCTTGGCGATGTGCAGAGCTACGGTCAAGGCGCGGGTGAGGTTCAGAATGAGCGTGGATTCCTGCTCGGTATCTACGCACAGGACGCTTGGCGAATCAAACCGAACCTTACGCTCACGGCCGGTGTACGCTGGGAGCCGAACCTGCCACCTTCCTTGCAGAACGGGCGCGGCGCGGCCTTCATTCCGGGTCAGCAGAGCACACGATATCCCAACGCCCCCACGGGCATGGTCTTTCCTGGCGACGCTGGCGTGAGCGACAGCCTGATACCGCGTGACTACACGCAGGTGGCTCCTCGCATCGGCATTGCCTGGCAGCCTCGCTCCTTACCGACAACGGCCTTCCGCGCGGCCTTCGGCACCTTCTTCGCGCCCCTCGAATATTCCATCTACAACCACACCGCCGACATCAGCCCTTTTAGCCCTACCTACAGTTTTGCCGGAACACAAACAACGCCTATCCCATTTGCTTCGCCGTGGACCTCGCCTCAGTCGGGCACGGGTGGTGTCAATCCGTTTCCGCCGTTTGCTTCGGCATCGCAGGTTCCCGGACCGGACGCTACCTTCCCGACCGGTCCCAATGCGGTCAACATCTCTACCGTGTTTGCTCAAGACTTCAAGCTGGCCCGGACGCAAAGCTGGAATCTGTCAGTCGAACAGCAGCTTCCAGGTGATCTAGCCATGCACCTTGCCTACGTTGGTAGTGAAACGAACCATCTTCAGTTTCCTCTCGATCTCAACCCTGGCATCTACAGCACCAATCCAGCGCTGAACGGGGCACGTACGATCTATCCAGCCTTCTCGCGCGTGCAGGAGAACGTGAGCGGAGGAAATGCGAGCTACAACTCCTTGCAGGTTGGTCTGGAAAAGCGGTTCTCGCATGGGCTGCAGTTCCAGTCGAACTTCACCTGGTCGAAGAATGAAGATCTTTTCACTGCAAACAGCATCTCCTTCGTGAACAACATTCCAGACCCGTTCGACCCGAAGCAGAACTTCGGACGCTCCGATCTAAACATCCCATTGATCTCGGTCACGAATCTGGTTTACACCACGCCTTCGCTGTCGAACCACAGTGTCTTGCTTCGCGAAGCCCTCGGCGGCTGGCAGGTGAGCGCCATCTACACCATGCAATCAGGCACGCCATTCAGCATCCAGGGTGGCAGTGGCAACAACAACTCTGGCGCGCAGCAGAACGGCGATCGTGCCGATTTCGCTCCCGGCGCGAGCTACGGCAGCAGCAGCTTCGGCATCCACAACGGCAGCAAGCAGCAGTTGAACCGCTACTTCGACATTTCCAAGTTCGTTCAGAACGCGCCGGGGACATTTGGCAATACGCCGCGTAACCTCTTCAATGGGCCTGGTATTAACACCAGC